CATTTTTTTGATGTCTTCCACCATAGTGTCGCTTTCTGCATCGCCCGCAAGAAAATAAATCTTCGCCTTGATATCTTTAGCCTTTTCAGTTAAAGTATATGGCGTTTCTGAATAGGAAAAAGAGGGCGAAAAGACACCTGCTTTTCCAAATACATCCGGATACTGCAACACGGCATGATAGGCAAGTAATCCGCCTAAGGAACTGCCGATAATGAGGGTATTTCTTGGGTTTGTTTTTGTGGTGTAATGGGTGTCAATATACGGTTTTAAGGTTTGGGTGATAAAGCGGATATAATTGTCACCGTTGCCGTCACCATGCTTTACATTCGGGTACGGACTGAGATCATAAAATCTTTGGTCGTTATCGCCTACAATTCCAACCACAATCACTTTTGTTTTTAAGCTGTCCAGCGTTTCGTCAATTTTCCATTCCTGGGAAAAAGCCGTTGCCGTATCAAATAGATTCTGGCCGTCCGGCATGTAGATTACCGGATATTTCTGTTTGGACGTTCCGTAACCTGAGGGCAGGTAGAGTTGGATC
The Flavobacterium kingsejongi genome window above contains:
- a CDS encoding alpha/beta hydrolase; its protein translation is MGLSAQESTASKNVHTFTLYAPELQTTKTIQLYLPSGYGTSKQKYPVIYMPDGQNLFDTATAFSQEWKIDETLDSLKTKVIVVGIVGDNDQRFYDLSPYPNVKHGDGNGDNYIRFITQTLKPYIDTHYTTKTNPRNTLIIGSSLGGLLAYHAVLQYPDVFGKAGVFSPSFSYSETPYTLTEKAKDIKAKIYFLAGDAESDTMVEDIKKMERLLDRSRCYCLMLTKTKIVKNGQHYEKLWREGFAEALHWLL